The following proteins are co-located in the Gammaproteobacteria bacterium genome:
- the tgt gene encoding tRNA guanosine(34) transglycosylase Tgt: MNFTLRATDGAARRGRLRFARGEVDTPAFMPVGTYGTVKAMTPEELRDIGAQIILGNTFHLMLRPGTEIVRAHGGLHRFMHWDGPILTDSGGFQVFSLAASRTLTEAGVHFRSPVNGDAVFLDPETSMRVQCDLGADIVMAFDECTPYPATEAQARESMELSMRWARRSRAAHGDLQDTDAAAALFGIVQGGMYAHLRRASVEALMTIGFDGYAIGGLAVGESASERGEVLAGIIDELPREQPRYLMGVGTPEDIVAAVRLGVDMFDCVIPTRNARTGFLYTHSGLVRIRNSRYKNDLTPLDEHCGCYTCRHYSRAYLRHLDQCREILGARLNTIHNLYYYQQLMCGLREAITHGDLDDFAARFYAARAQV; this comes from the coding sequence ATGAATTTCACCCTGCGCGCCACTGATGGCGCCGCGCGCCGCGGCCGTCTGCGCTTCGCCCGCGGCGAGGTGGATACGCCTGCGTTCATGCCAGTCGGCACCTATGGCACCGTGAAGGCGATGACGCCGGAGGAACTGCGTGATATCGGCGCGCAGATCATTCTGGGCAACACGTTTCACCTCATGCTCCGGCCAGGTACGGAAATTGTACGCGCGCACGGCGGCCTGCATCGGTTCATGCACTGGGACGGGCCGATCCTGACGGACTCCGGCGGCTTTCAGGTGTTCAGCCTGGCCGCGAGCCGCACGCTCACGGAGGCGGGCGTGCACTTCCGTTCGCCGGTCAACGGCGACGCGGTGTTTCTAGATCCGGAGACGTCCATGCGCGTGCAGTGCGATCTTGGTGCCGACATCGTGATGGCGTTCGACGAATGCACGCCGTATCCGGCAACCGAGGCGCAGGCGCGCGAATCCATGGAATTGTCGATGCGCTGGGCGCGACGCAGCCGGGCCGCGCATGGCGATCTACAGGATACCGACGCCGCGGCGGCGCTGTTCGGCATCGTGCAGGGCGGGATGTACGCGCATCTCCGGCGCGCGTCGGTGGAGGCGCTGATGACGATCGGTTTCGACGGCTACGCGATCGGCGGTCTCGCAGTGGGCGAGAGCGCGTCCGAGCGCGGCGAGGTGCTGGCGGGGATCATCGACGAGTTGCCGCGCGAGCAGCCGCGTTATCTGATGGGCGTGGGCACGCCCGAGGATATCGTGGCGGCGGTGCGCCTTGGGGTGGACATGTTCGACTGCGTGATTCCGACCCGCAACGCGCGCACGGGTTTTCTTTATACGCACAGTGGTCTTGTCCGCATCCGCAACAGCCGTTACAAAAACGATCTGACGCCGCTGGACGAACATTGCGGCTGCTACACCTGCCGGCACTACTCGCGCGCCTATCTGCGGCATCTGGATCAGTGCCGGGAAATACTCGGTGCGCGGCTCAACACCATCCACAACCTTTACTACTATCAGCAGCTCATGTGCGGGTTGCGTGAGGCGATCACGCACGGCGACCTGGACGATTTCGCGGCGAGGTTTTACGCGGCCCGCGCGCAGGTGTAA
- the yajC gene encoding preprotein translocase subunit YajC, with protein sequence MSFLISQAHAQAGGPAGGGIIEFAVMIGIFFAIMYVMIIRPQSKRAKEHKQLLESLTRGDEVVTSGGVLGKVTDVGESFVQMEVASGVDINVQKQAIAAVMPKGTIRADASADRNKPEKTRKDKAKNASQT encoded by the coding sequence ATGAGTTTTCTTATCAGTCAAGCGCACGCGCAGGCCGGCGGGCCGGCCGGCGGCGGCATAATCGAATTCGCCGTCATGATCGGGATTTTCTTCGCCATCATGTATGTCATGATTATCCGGCCGCAGTCCAAGCGCGCGAAGGAACACAAGCAGTTGCTGGAATCGCTCACCCGCGGCGACGAGGTGGTGACCTCCGGCGGCGTGCTGGGCAAAGTGACCGACGTGGGCGAGAGTTTCGTGCAGATGGAGGTCGCCAGCGGCGTGGACATCAACGTGCAGAAGCAGGCGATCGCGGCGGTGATGCCCAAGGGCACGATCCGCGCTGACGCGTCCGCGGACAGAAACAAACCGGAAAAAACCCGCAAGGATAAGGCGAAGAACGCGTCACAGACCTGA